The segment ccttacaagactgaaaatggttaaatacaaccaatacaagaaaattacactgcagcaaaatggctgtataagtaattcttggaccagcacatatcataaaaaaacctacaaatatatacatgacaaaacaaacaccatcactgcattctttaaaccggtaattgtttttataaaactgcatcatgtacgttagtctttattcagagtctgattctacaagattggtttgaaggttaattgttgcattggttttgtgttctgcaagcctctttgaagaatgtgtttaatttattattcgacttagcttcttgaaaactagttttgtgtttatatgtatttttgtgtgtgaaacacatagacttgtttgcatttatcaaacagatattgcaacagatacagtagctactacctttattattgttttaggtataaaaataattaaaattataaaaaacctagaattgttggaattcattatttaaaaacccagaaacccaaacaccattggaaaaacccagatctgggtggaaaaacccgagtggcagccctgcttgtaacaatatcgctttgcgcctctccttcaaggcttcaacgccttcccctgcacttcctcccctacattctttcccttctttatcccttattcgtcgttcctgctcccttccctttcacaagctccgcccaagtgaccgtcatctgcgatcgggtactgcgctcattggccgtggtgttgttccaggtgaattctgaactgatactaaagtctctgatacttttcaagtgtactcgtttgccgttcctgatacaggcacgtatcagtgacaaagtatcaggttgatacttttcgacccacctctagccaTCAGTACAATCATTTGGAAAGGCTTAATTTTTGTGAtcacaatatttattttctatgatTCTTTTGATATTTTCTCTTTGAAGAAATGTCTTGAACAGTATCTCAGAATCTGTTATGACAGGATCATGTACCAAGTTTAAATTTTTGGTGAAGAATATTGGCAGTCCCTACAATAAGCACCAAGTTGCCAACATtgcttctagtttttttttttgtttttgtaggtTAAGTTTTATGTTACACACAAGTAGTGTTTTTACAAAAATCATTTTGTCTCACACCATATTGGTAAATAGTATCAATaataaaaagaatttaaattataatgtagGTATTATTGTAACAGTATAACTAAAATTACTGTAACAAGAAATTGTTACAATTAAGGCAGTAATGCATTACTGCCCTGGCCTATTACAgataatatttacaattattttacaccAACCATTACATAACCTGAAAATATCATTTTTCACATGTGGCTCTACTTAAAATGGTTGTTACGGGGAAACCACTGGTTCAAATGCAATGCgcttttacaaaatgattataattcataacaggaagtaataaaatgctttaaaaaaaaaaaaaaactgcaactgTGAAAAGTATACCTAACCACCCATATAACAAAGTATTGGTTAACTATTTGAAGTGTTGCACACCTTCTTAggaaaggttttaaaaattatttaagtaccATGTTGggatttaatttaacttttcCTTCAGAGAAATGGCTCTTTcagaattaccaaaaaaatttcgaaaattgattttttttatttttctaatggtTCTGTAAAAAGGCATTGCAATAtgttataaacttttaattttttaaaagttagttAGGTTAGCACCATTAAAAAATGCTGTAGGGCCTACCTTTATTGCATCATCATAGGCCATTCCATTTCATCTATACATAGTTTCTGGTTACATTTTATGTGACATTATCTATCCCAATTTCAAAATGTTAAAGGAATTTCagcattataaaaatgttttctgtggTTTCAGTTCATCAAAGTTGCTGCTGAGTACACAGTAGAAGATTGTTGGTCTCTTGGATTTAACAAAGCAAACCTGTTATGTTCGTCATGTGATCAGTTGCACAAATTCAACCTTGGAATTATAAAGTGAGTGTCTTAGTCACTGGACGTTTCTGTATAAGCAGTGTAGAACTGGGGCAATTGTTATATTTCCGGCTCATTTTCTTCCTTGTTCCAGGGAGCATTGTCAGCAGTGCTGCCAGAAAGATGAAAATGCACACACAGTTAAACGCTATGCACAGGCTCGGTTGGAAGTGTGTACGTGTAAGTTTGGAGTGTACCCACAGATACAAGGTATGTTGCAAGGTTTTCTTCTTTTAAGACACAACTAAATCAAATATTCACATTTATTGATTCTGTAACTTGGTCCGCAATATTCTGTTCCAGCTTTTGTGAAGAGTGACAGGCCTGCAAAGTTCCCAAACCTGCAGATAAAATACGTAAGGGGATTGGACCCCATAATCAAACTCATGGACAAAGATGGAAGTGTTAAAGATGTAAGTTGATAAGGGTACTTGAAGTTGTTAAGTTTGTGCTGAACCATAGTTATTATCTCAGAATCTTGCCTTGAATTGAATTATTTAGGGAAATGACATTTTGGCAAATTAAATGCAAGAGATTGTATCAAGAAAACACCATGCCCTTATGTAATGTCTTGACAAAATGCTACGTGGAGTGAGCTGGCACAGTGGTAACACATGTTCAAACCCCAGCGTAGCCATCGTGATTTCTGTTTGCCGTGGTTTTTCAACACTCCAGGCAAATGTCCAGTTGATTCCTTCCTCTGTTTCCTTGAACCTTGTGAGTTTAATCATCTCAATGACCCAaagaagttcaaaaaaaaaaaaatttcgagatTCACATTGTGAAGAGTAATCAGGGCTTGcatttaaattgttttacatCCGTAAGTCTCACCTTATACCCTGCCTAATATTCCCATTTCTTTGGAATAGCGATACTCTTTGCTGTTGTTGAGTTATTACAAGGTTTTTAATaaccaatttattattattattattattattatatatcacaattttatacCATGACAAATGTACTGTTTTTAATGCTTGTAAAATGCAGTATTTTAGGATTGCTACACATTTGGctcaaaaaaatttcttctaCTCTTTCACACTTAAAAGGATTATACCTAAATGCAGAAGATTAAAGCAGAGGTTTAGATATTACCTACAAAAATACatactacagtaaaacctccattaacgagtattctatttaacgaaaaaccccatgcaacgaaataaaattttggtcccgccgaaccgccataagatcaatgctgttttaacctctaaataccgaattttatttgttccgaaatagtgaaattccctttacaacgaactgccgcttttgaaaaacacgcaaaaataaacatctcctacaagacatccactaattttttttgcattcactgcttaaaaaatATGTGCATATAACCgtaaaataatatgcaccatcgcggaagacaataaataaaaaaagcatcatggataacacacgtcgtgtatacatgccacactttgttcaaaatggtgggtacatttagcgctagtggcggaaacctctcgtaccatcgctctggcaagagGAACAACTAttatattttgcgtttctatggttatAGATGTGCACACGCAAATATATTTATCTATGGTGGAGTACAATTTacgttttttcagttttcactgttgtttatttatttccacacgtagttacggaaatcaacacggtactactgtaaaatgaattctaatcctaaaaagcggcgacagattgacgttaaaataaaattagaaaatttaaatgcTGTTGATGAaggtagaaaaaaaaagtgataggtagctaaacgtttcgacatcccggcgtctacactttcgaccatattatccaaccgggaacagatcgaaaacaatgcttctctggtaggaataaaTCGAAAActtgtgaaagtatgtaaaaatgatgatttggacaagatacttttttGACTggataatggaggctagggcatctaaCATCAACGTCTCTGGGCCGATTTTACAATAAAAGGCATGCCAgggaagcactggggatgggaattgataaatttccaagcatcaaatggttggccattaaaccaatgtattctatgtacttattcatgtttaattcctcatattgtattaaacagtcagaaatacagttctagccatttatgtgaagctttatgatgactagaaatatattgtgcgaaacctccatttaacaaacccctttacagcaaacacaacaaattttggtccctggagatttgttaaatagaggtttcactgttcAAACTTATAATAACCTATAACTATAATGAACCAAAGTCatggcatcagtattattttatcAGAAACGCCACAGTGTTTCTTTACATTAATCTGAGATATTTGTAGTAATCATCTTTGACTACATGTAATTGTCCACCcttggaacaaaaacaactttaCAAAGAGATTCACCATCATCTCCTTAGACCTCCCATCTTATATCCAGCAGTTTTTGGATGCTTGTGGAATGTTAACACCAGGCTCTCATGAATTGGATTGCTGCGGTAATGTTAATTTAGAAACCAATTTTAATAGCCCAGTTATCTCAAACACTTTAATCATCCTTCACGTCACCATACATGCTGTGAGGTATGTGTGAAATGACCACTAGTACTGCTATGTGTTCCCATGTTGTGGTTTCACATTTGTCTCTTTTCATTTGACTTTTTTTCCTTCCTTGTATAGATTCTGGCAATTGACAAATGGGACACGGATACAGTAGAAGAGTTCCTCAAGACACACCTAATAGATCCTGA is part of the Bacillus rossius redtenbacheri isolate Brsri chromosome 8, Brsri_v3, whole genome shotgun sequence genome and harbors:
- the LOC134534949 gene encoding selenoprotein F, which encodes MLITMKPIFPVIWSFVFIKVAAEYTVEDCWSLGFNKANLLCSSCDQLHKFNLGIIKEHCQQCCQKDENAHTVKRYAQARLEVCTCKFGVYPQIQAFVKSDRPAKFPNLQIKYVRGLDPIIKLMDKDGSVKDILAIDKWDTDTVEEFLKTHLIDPDEEENDYLQTNQI